Within the Calditerrivibrio sp. genome, the region TTAAATGTAACGACTGCGGTAAAACTTTTTCAAAACTTCTACTGAAAAAAGAGGACACTGTGGAATGTCCATCTTGCAAATCTGCTAATGTGGAAAAGCAGATATCAGCAGTCGCGTCCTTTTCATCAAAAGGGGGGTCATCTTCAAGTGGTTGTAATTCCGGACCATTTCGTTGAGGTTAAGATCTCTACCCGGTGGGTAGATAATAAAAAAAGGGGCGTAAGCCCCTTTTATTTTTTCAGACATATAATCACTTTTTCAAAAGAGCTAATTTGATCTCTCTACTCGGCTTGAAATAGGGCACTTTCTTAGGCTCGACCATTACCTTCTCCCCTGTTTTAGGATTTCTTGCCTCTTTCTTCTCCTTTTTCCTTATCTTAAAAGAGCCAAAACCCCTAATTTCAACCTTCTTCTCTTCTTCAAGAGCAACTTTTATTGCATTAAAAACACCATTTACTATGAACTCCACCTGTCTTTTACTTAGATGTGCATTTTTTTCTGCGAGCAATTCGATTAACTCTGACTTGTTCATAATGGGTCTCCTTTGGATATTCGTAACTAAGATTTTTTACACAACTATAGGCATTGTGTCAAGAAAAATGTGTAAATAGTTCACATAATATTATAAATGAAACATATTGAATTTATTGCAAATTTTATCCATTTAATATAGTATTGTTTTAAGTATTGTTTTGAGGTATTTATGAAAAAATTACCTATTGGTATTCAGACATTTACAGACATA harbors:
- a CDS encoding zinc ribbon domain-containing protein, coding for MPIYEFKCNDCGKTFSKLLLKKEDTVECPSCKSANVEKQISAVASFSSKGGSSSSGCNSGPFR
- a CDS encoding integration host factor subunit beta, coding for MNKSELIELLAEKNAHLSKRQVEFIVNGVFNAIKVALEEEKKVEIRGFGSFKIRKKEKKEARNPKTGEKVMVEPKKVPYFKPSREIKLALLKK